From the genome of Staphylococcus haemolyticus, one region includes:
- a CDS encoding beta-ketoacyl-ACP synthase III: MNVGIKGFGAYAPEKVVDNAYFESFLETSDEWISKMTGIKERRWASEDQDTSDLAFEASKKAIEDAGITPADIDMIIVATATGDMPFPSVANILQEKLGTRKVPTMDQLAACSGFMYSMITAKQYVQSGDYKNILVVGADKLSKITDLTDRSTAVLFGDGAGAVVIGEVSEGRGIISYEMGSDGNGGKYLYLNKDTGKLVMNGREVFKFAVRIMGEASTRVVDKAGLQSDDIDMFIPHQANIRIMESARERLGIEREKMSVSVNRFGNTSAASIPLSISQELENGRIKDDDTLVLVGFGGGLTWGAMVIKWGK, encoded by the coding sequence ATGAACGTAGGTATAAAAGGATTTGGTGCATATGCGCCAGAGAAAGTCGTTGATAACGCTTATTTCGAAAGTTTTTTAGAAACTTCAGATGAATGGATTTCTAAAATGACTGGAATTAAAGAGAGACGCTGGGCTAGTGAAGATCAAGATACATCTGACTTAGCATTCGAAGCTAGTAAAAAAGCGATTGAAGATGCAGGAATCACACCTGCTGATATAGATATGATTATTGTTGCAACTGCTACTGGAGATATGCCATTCCCATCGGTTGCCAATATATTGCAAGAAAAATTGGGTACACGTAAAGTACCAACAATGGATCAATTAGCTGCATGTTCTGGATTTATGTATTCTATGATTACAGCAAAACAATATGTTCAATCAGGTGATTATAAAAATATCCTGGTAGTAGGTGCAGACAAATTATCTAAGATTACTGATTTAACAGATCGTTCAACAGCAGTCCTTTTTGGTGATGGCGCTGGTGCAGTAGTTATTGGAGAAGTTTCAGAAGGACGAGGTATCATTAGTTATGAAATGGGATCTGATGGTAACGGTGGAAAATACTTATACTTAAACAAAGATACTGGTAAACTAGTAATGAACGGACGAGAAGTCTTCAAGTTTGCGGTAAGAATTATGGGTGAAGCATCAACACGAGTGGTTGATAAAGCTGGTCTACAATCAGATGATATTGATATGTTTATACCTCACCAAGCAAACATTAGAATTATGGAATCAGCTCGAGAAAGACTAGGTATAGAGAGAGAAAAGATGAGTGTATCTGTTAATCGATTTGGTAACACATCTGCTGCCTCAATACCTTTAAGTATTTCACAAGAATTAGAAAATGGAAGAATAAAAGATGATGACACACTAGTATTAGTAGGTTTTGGTGGTGGCCTAACATGGGGCGCTATGGTTATCAAATGGGGTAAATAG
- a CDS encoding YjzD family protein has translation MKYLVTFIWAVILLQMVNFVLNSLNGGGTLNFITPIVLAVIFTIVIAILAAMIKPDDFTRSGNR, from the coding sequence ATGAAATACCTCGTAACTTTTATTTGGGCAGTCATCTTATTACAAATGGTTAACTTTGTATTAAATAGTTTAAATGGCGGTGGAACATTAAACTTTATCACGCCAATAGTTCTAGCAGTTATCTTTACAATTGTAATTGCTATTCTAGCTGCCATGATTAAACCAGATGATTTTACCCGTTCAGGTAACAGATAG
- the clpB gene encoding ATP-dependent chaperone ClpB codes for MDINQMTYAIQGALQKAVELSKENELQNIEIEAILKGTLEETDSLFKSILERANIDTDELNQAYTNKLKNYPSVQGDNIQYGQYIGAKANELLNKAESYMKEYEDEYISMEHVLRAAMDIDDTTKQFVGNKEEVVKEIITKVRGGNHVTSQNPEVNYEALEKYGRDLVEEVRQGKMDPVIGRDEEIRNTIRILSRKTKNNPVLIGEPGVGKTAIVEGLAQRIVRKDVPESLLDKTIFELDLSALVAGAKFRGEFEERLKAVLKEVKESDGRIILFIDEIHMLVGAGKTDGAMDAGNMLKPMLARGELHCIGATTLNEYREYIEKDSALERRFQKVGVSESDVEDTISILRGLKERYEVYHGVRIQDRALVAAAELSDRYITDRFLPDKAIDLVDQACATIRTEMGSNPTELDQVNRRVMQLEIEESALKNESDNASKHRLEELQEELSNEKEKQASLQSRVEQEKEIIAKVQEKRAELDRSRQALEDAQTEGNLEKAAELQYGTIPQLEKELKEFEEAYQDEQGDSERMIREVVSDEEIGDIVSQWTGIPVSKLVETEREKLLNLSDILHERVVGQDKAVDLVSDAVVRARAGIKDPNRPIGSFLFLGPTGVGKTELAKSLAASLFDSEKHMIRIDMSEYMEKHSVSRLIGAPPGYVGHDEGGQLTEAVRRNPYSVILLDEVEKAHSDVFNVLLQILDEGRLTDSKGRSVDFKNTIIIMTSNIGSQVLLENVKDTGDITEETEKAVMDSLHAFFKPEILNRMDDIVLFKPLSINDMSMIVDKILTQLNIRLMDQRISIEVSDDAKKSLGEEAYEPQFGARPLKRFVQRQIETPLARMMIKESMPEGTVVKVDINDDHELTFDVQKPENE; via the coding sequence TTGGATATTAATCAAATGACATATGCAATTCAAGGTGCATTACAAAAAGCGGTTGAATTGAGTAAAGAAAACGAATTACAAAATATTGAAATTGAAGCTATATTAAAAGGAACTTTAGAAGAAACTGATAGTTTATTTAAAAGCATATTAGAACGAGCAAATATAGATACAGATGAATTAAATCAAGCGTATACAAATAAATTGAAAAATTATCCTTCTGTACAAGGAGATAATATTCAATATGGACAGTATATAGGAGCTAAAGCAAATGAATTATTAAATAAAGCTGAATCATATATGAAAGAATATGAAGATGAATATATTTCAATGGAACACGTCCTTCGTGCTGCGATGGATATTGATGATACTACTAAACAATTTGTTGGAAATAAAGAAGAAGTAGTGAAAGAAATAATAACTAAAGTAAGAGGGGGAAATCATGTGACTTCACAAAATCCAGAAGTAAATTATGAAGCTTTAGAAAAATATGGTCGTGACTTAGTAGAAGAAGTACGTCAAGGTAAAATGGACCCTGTTATTGGCAGGGATGAAGAAATTCGTAACACAATTCGAATCTTAAGTCGTAAAACAAAAAACAATCCAGTATTAATCGGGGAACCTGGTGTAGGTAAAACTGCAATTGTTGAAGGTTTAGCGCAACGAATTGTACGAAAAGATGTGCCTGAATCATTACTCGATAAAACAATTTTTGAATTAGATTTAAGCGCATTGGTTGCTGGTGCAAAATTTAGAGGTGAATTTGAAGAGCGACTTAAAGCAGTACTTAAAGAAGTAAAAGAGTCAGATGGACGCATTATTTTATTTATTGATGAAATTCATATGTTGGTTGGTGCAGGAAAAACAGATGGTGCAATGGACGCTGGTAACATGTTGAAACCGATGTTAGCACGTGGTGAATTGCATTGTATTGGTGCAACTACTTTAAATGAATATAGAGAATATATTGAGAAAGATTCTGCATTAGAACGTCGTTTCCAAAAAGTAGGCGTAAGTGAATCAGATGTAGAAGATACAATTTCAATTTTACGTGGATTAAAAGAACGCTATGAAGTTTATCATGGTGTACGTATTCAAGACCGTGCTTTAGTTGCAGCAGCTGAATTATCAGATCGATATATTACTGATAGATTTTTACCTGACAAAGCAATCGATTTAGTTGACCAAGCATGTGCAACTATTCGAACAGAAATGGGTTCAAATCCAACTGAATTAGACCAAGTTAATCGTCGAGTTATGCAATTAGAAATTGAAGAAAGTGCTTTGAAAAATGAATCTGACAACGCAAGTAAACATCGTTTAGAAGAATTACAAGAAGAACTTTCAAATGAAAAAGAAAAACAAGCGTCTTTACAATCTCGTGTTGAACAAGAGAAAGAAATAATTGCGAAAGTACAAGAAAAACGTGCTGAATTAGATCGCAGTCGTCAAGCTCTAGAAGATGCACAAACCGAGGGTAATTTAGAAAAAGCAGCAGAATTACAATATGGTACAATACCTCAATTAGAAAAAGAATTAAAAGAATTTGAAGAAGCTTATCAAGATGAACAAGGTGACAGCGAACGCATGATTCGTGAAGTTGTTTCTGATGAAGAAATTGGAGACATCGTAAGTCAATGGACTGGTATTCCAGTATCAAAATTAGTTGAAACTGAAAGAGAAAAATTATTAAATCTAAGTGATATCTTACACGAACGTGTTGTGGGTCAAGATAAAGCAGTAGATTTAGTATCTGATGCTGTTGTAAGAGCACGTGCAGGTATTAAAGATCCTAATAGACCGATTGGTAGTTTCTTATTCTTAGGACCAACTGGTGTAGGTAAAACTGAATTAGCAAAATCATTAGCTGCATCATTGTTTGATTCTGAGAAACACATGATTCGAATCGACATGAGTGAGTATATGGAGAAACATTCAGTTTCTAGATTGATTGGTGCCCCTCCTGGTTATGTAGGTCATGATGAAGGAGGACAATTAACAGAAGCGGTTAGACGTAATCCATATTCAGTCATTTTATTAGATGAAGTTGAAAAAGCACATAGTGATGTATTCAACGTTTTACTTCAAATATTAGACGAAGGTCGTTTAACTGATTCTAAAGGACGCAGTGTTGACTTTAAAAACACTATCATTATTATGACAAGTAACATCGGTTCACAAGTATTACTTGAGAATGTTAAAGATACTGGTGACATTACTGAAGAAACTGAAAAAGCTGTAATGGATAGCTTACATGCATTCTTTAAACCAGAAATCTTAAACCGTATGGATGATATAGTATTATTTAAACCATTATCTATTAATGATATGAGTATGATTGTTGATAAAATCTTAACTCAATTAAATATACGCTTAATGGATCAACGTATTTCTATTGAAGTTTCTGATGACGCGAAAAAATCGTTAGGCGAAGAAGCGTACGAACCACAATTTGGTGCAAGACCATTGAAACGTTTTGTTCAACGACAAATTGAAACACCATTAGCACGTATGATGATTAAAGAAAGCATGCCTGAAGGTACTGTGGTAAAAGTTGATATAAATGATGATCATGAATTAACATTTGATGTACAAAAGCCTGAAAATGAATAA